From uncultured Pseudodesulfovibrio sp.:
TCGGAAAGTGGTCAAATACATATTCAGGGCCGGATGGCCGGTTTCGGCGTTATCCGGGCCGGTCATGGCAAACACGAGGTCAAACATCTTGAGAGATATATGCGACAGAATGATAACCGCTGAAATGGTAATGGGCTTGAGCATGGGAATGGCGATATAACGGTAATACCCGACTTCCGAAGCGCCATCGAGCATGGCCGCGTCGCGCAAGTCCTGCGAAATACCGTTGAAACCAGCCAGGTACAAAGCCATGGTATAGCCGGAATACTGCCAAATGGTGGCCATGATAATACCGAGCGTGGCAAGGTTGAAGCCATGCTCTTCTTCCATCATATAGGCATCAGGGATAAGTCCACCGAATAGCCAAACAAGCGCACCGATCACAATACCCGGGACAAGCCACCGTTTCATTGCGCGGCTGGTATCCTTCCGCATAGCGAAAACACCGACAAGAATGAAAACAAAAGAAATAAGGTACAACACAATTCGAAGGATATCCTGCCAGTTAAAGACAAGAATCGCCGCCTGACTGGAAAGCCAACCAAAGGTCATGGGCTCCATACCTACGTAAGTAGGCAGGATATTCACACCACCCTGAGGAGCAAGCAACCACCGCCAGATGGTACCGGACACGATAAACGACAAAGACATGGGATAAAGGAAGATCGTCCTCAACAGATCTTCACCCTTGGGCTTCTGATCAAGCAAAATGGCGATAAACATACCAAGTCCAACCGCTCCCACCAGCAGCATGACAGAATAATAGACCGCATTGACAAGGTCCTGTCGAAATCCTCCCCCCAAAAAACCGGTGAACAGGTCAATGTAGTTAGCCAGTCCGACAAAATTTTTCTCGGGTTCCAGCGCCAGTGCCCCCGTGCCACCCCAATCTGTCAAAGAGGTCCAGATGGTGTTGCCAATGAATCCGTAAACGAAAATCCCGATAAGGATCATCGACGGCAACAACGTCAAAAACGCTTTCAATCTATCCAGTGATGCTTCTCGCATGCGTAACTCGAAATACGTAAAAATCTAAGAAAGGGCGGGGTGTGCCGAGAGCTACAATGCTCCCGGCACACAAACATACCCGTTTATTTGTTATATGCCGGACTTCTTAGCGAGCTGCTGGCAAGCCTTGCCTGCGGCAGTTGCATTCTTGGACTTGAGGAACATTTCCATGACGGACGCGAATCCACCCATGAAAGTCTCATTGGCTGCAACGCCATGAGCCAGAGAACCAACAACACGGTCCTTGCCGAAATCGGCAGCAGCGGACTTGAGGTAGTCGTTGTACTTGCTCAGGTCAGAGTCGGTACGGGCAGAGATGGAACCCTTGAGCGGGTTGAAAGTGTCACTGCCTTCCTTGGAACCGAGGATCTTGAGCCATGCAACGGCGTTGTCCCGATGAGGAGAGCCCTTGGGCAAACAAAAGGAGTCAGCCAGGAACATAAATTCGCCACCGGTACCAGGGGAAGCGGCCCAGCCGTATCCAGTGCCCGGAGCCAATTTCTTAGTGGTG
This genomic window contains:
- a CDS encoding sugar ABC transporter permease, which translates into the protein MREASLDRLKAFLTLLPSMILIGIFVYGFIGNTIWTSLTDWGGTGALALEPEKNFVGLANYIDLFTGFLGGGFRQDLVNAVYYSVMLLVGAVGLGMFIAILLDQKPKGEDLLRTIFLYPMSLSFIVSGTIWRWLLAPQGGVNILPTYVGMEPMTFGWLSSQAAILVFNWQDILRIVLYLISFVFILVGVFAMRKDTSRAMKRWLVPGIVIGALVWLFGGLIPDAYMMEEEHGFNLATLGIIMATIWQYSGYTMALYLAGFNGISQDLRDAAMLDGASEVGYYRYIAIPMLKPITISAVIILSHISLKMFDLVFAMTGPDNAETGHPALNMYLTTFRANDFAQGAAIALVLFLIAAMFIVPYLVSQYRQRGRR